A single region of the Blattabacterium cuenoti genome encodes:
- a CDS encoding argininosuccinate synthase domain-containing protein has protein sequence MKIKVRVSHEKDTKYASLICKIIKESAKKRGTGIAKKDPEYIKSIMIHGNAIIAFCDEKLAGFSYLDIFQNKEFVVNSGLIVFPEFRKQGLAKIIKIEIFKLSKKKFPNSKIFSITTSNPVIKINTELGFKPVAFSELTQSEEFWKGCKSCANFDILTRNQRKMCLCTGLLYNPNTKNKSKKNINYLSTGDKIVLAYSGGLDTSYCLKYLIQERYEVHTVIINTGGFNKDELKKIKNRALSIGSQSHRTIDAIEEYYHNCIKYLIFGNILKNNTYPLSASSERIFQAIKIAQYATSIQAKAIAHGSTGAGNDQIRFDIAFQIICPEKITLSPIRDRKISRKEEIEYLINQGISICWDKAKYSINKGIWGTSIGGKETLTSYHDFPEKAYPTKLSRKKSEKLELEFEKGELVSVNQKKGNAIKNIIKIEKIASKFAIGRGIHIGDTILGIKGRVAFEASAAIIIIKAHHLLEKHILTKWQLYWKEQLSNWYGMLLHEAQYLDPVMRDIEKFLNSTQKRLTGTVNLILYPYRFHLVGIKSKYDLMASSNMAEYGEMNYAWTAEDVKGFTKILSNQMKMYHNLNKKEE, from the coding sequence ATGAAAATAAAAGTTAGAGTATCTCATGAAAAGGATACAAAATATGCTTCCTTAATTTGTAAAATAATTAAAGAATCAGCAAAAAAAAGAGGAACTGGAATAGCTAAAAAAGATCCAGAGTATATTAAATCAATAATGATTCATGGAAATGCAATAATTGCTTTTTGTGATGAAAAATTAGCTGGATTTAGCTATCTTGATATTTTTCAAAATAAAGAATTTGTTGTAAACTCTGGATTGATTGTTTTCCCTGAATTTAGAAAACAAGGATTGGCAAAAATTATTAAAATTGAAATATTTAAACTTTCCAAAAAAAAATTTCCCAATTCTAAAATTTTTAGTATTACTACTAGTAATCCAGTTATTAAAATAAATACAGAACTAGGTTTTAAGCCTGTTGCTTTTAGTGAACTTACTCAATCAGAAGAATTTTGGAAAGGATGTAAAAGTTGTGCAAATTTTGATATTCTAACCAGAAATCAAAGAAAAATGTGTTTATGTACAGGTCTTTTATATAATCCGAATACGAAAAATAAAAGTAAAAAAAACATAAATTATTTGTCTACAGGAGACAAAATAGTTTTAGCTTATAGTGGAGGGTTAGATACCTCTTATTGTTTAAAATACCTCATACAGGAACGATACGAAGTTCATACAGTGATTATTAATACAGGAGGATTTAATAAAGATGAGTTAAAAAAAATTAAAAATAGAGCTTTAAGTATTGGATCCCAATCACATAGGACTATTGATGCTATAGAAGAATACTATCATAATTGTATAAAATATCTTATATTCGGGAATATTCTTAAAAATAATACTTATCCACTTTCAGCAAGTTCAGAAAGAATTTTTCAGGCTATAAAAATAGCACAATATGCAACTTCTATTCAAGCGAAAGCAATTGCTCATGGAAGTACCGGGGCTGGAAATGATCAAATTAGATTTGATATAGCTTTTCAAATTATTTGTCCAGAAAAAATAACTTTATCTCCTATAAGAGATAGAAAAATATCTAGAAAAGAAGAGATTGAATATTTGATAAATCAAGGAATATCTATTTGTTGGGATAAAGCTAAATATTCTATTAATAAAGGAATTTGGGGGACTAGTATAGGAGGAAAAGAAACTCTTACTTCTTATCATGATTTTCCAGAAAAAGCCTATCCAACGAAATTAAGTAGAAAAAAAAGTGAAAAATTAGAATTAGAATTTGAAAAAGGAGAATTGGTAAGTGTAAATCAAAAAAAAGGAAATGCTATAAAAAATATAATAAAAATTGAAAAAATAGCTTCAAAATTTGCTATAGGAAGAGGAATTCATATAGGAGATACTATTTTAGGAATTAAAGGTAGAGTTGCATTTGAAGCCTCAGCTGCAATTATTATTATCAAAGCTCATCATTTATTGGAGAAGCATATTCTTACAAAATGGCAACTTTATTGGAAAGAACAATTGTCTAATTGGTATGGGATGTTGCTTCATGAAGCTCAATATTTAGATCCAGTCATGCGTGATATAGAAAAATTTCTCAATAGCACACAAAAAAGATTAACTGGTACTGTAAATCTCATTCTATATCCTTATAGATTTCATTTAGTAGGAATTAAATCTAAATATGATTTAATGGCATCTTCTAATATGGCTGAATATGGGGAAATGAATTATGCTTGGACTGCAGAAGATGTTAAGGGTTTTACAAAAATTTTGAGTAATCAAATGAAAATGTATCATAATTTAAATAAAAAAGAAGAATGA
- a CDS encoding aspartate aminotransferase family protein, producing the protein MKLFDVYPILNIELSKSMGCYVFDLHGNMYLDFYGGHAVISIGHSHPYYVKVLTEQINKISYYSNSVFFSKKNRLAYLLGKISGYEDYSLFICNSGAEANENALKIASFHTGKKKVIAFKGSFHGRTSGSLSVTDNYKLLSPFNAQHETIFIDYKNIDFLEKKLKEKDICALITEGIQGISGIIDPGFDFFCKVRDLCKKYDTILIIDEVQSGYGRTGYFFSHQLYSIQPDLVTVAKGMGNGFPIGGVLIHPKFKPYYGMLGTTFGGNHLACAAGIAVLEIIQKENLIENAKNMGKILLQELCFIPEIKNIRGRGLMLGIEFNFPIQDLKNILIYKEKVFIGTSNNPYVLRLLPPLNINVNHIKLFLKKLKNALAYLYKKNGK; encoded by the coding sequence ATGAAATTATTTGACGTTTATCCTATTCTAAATATAGAATTAAGTAAAAGCATGGGCTGTTATGTTTTTGATTTACATGGAAATATGTATTTAGATTTTTATGGGGGACACGCTGTTATTTCCATTGGCCATTCGCATCCATACTATGTAAAAGTTTTAACCGAACAAATTAATAAAATATCCTATTATTCTAATAGTGTTTTTTTTTCTAAAAAAAATAGATTGGCTTATCTACTTGGTAAAATTTCAGGATATGAAGATTATTCTTTATTTATATGTAATTCTGGAGCAGAGGCAAATGAAAATGCATTGAAGATAGCTTCTTTTCATACTGGAAAAAAAAAGGTAATTGCTTTTAAGGGTTCTTTTCATGGTAGAACAAGTGGAAGTCTATCGGTTACGGATAACTATAAATTGTTATCTCCTTTCAATGCTCAACATGAAACTATATTTATAGACTATAAAAATATTGATTTTTTAGAAAAAAAATTAAAAGAAAAAGATATTTGTGCTTTAATTACTGAAGGAATACAAGGAATATCTGGAATTATAGATCCAGGTTTTGATTTTTTTTGTAAAGTTAGGGATCTTTGCAAAAAATACGATACTATATTGATTATTGATGAGGTACAAAGTGGATATGGAAGAACAGGATATTTTTTTTCTCATCAATTATATTCTATACAACCCGATTTAGTAACTGTAGCTAAAGGTATGGGGAACGGATTTCCTATAGGAGGAGTTTTAATACATCCTAAATTTAAACCATATTATGGAATGTTAGGAACTACATTTGGTGGAAATCATTTAGCTTGTGCCGCTGGAATTGCTGTATTGGAAATTATACAAAAAGAAAATTTAATTGAAAATGCAAAAAATATGGGAAAAATACTGTTACAAGAATTATGTTTTATTCCTGAAATAAAAAATATAAGGGGAAGGGGGCTCATGCTAGGAATAGAATTTAATTTTCCTATTCAGGATTTGAAAAATATTTTAATTTATAAAGAGAAAGTATTTATTGGCACATCTAACAATCCATATGTTTTACGATTACTTCCTCCATTGAATATTAATGTCAATCATATAAAACTATTTTTAAAAAAATTAAAAAATGCCTTAGCGTATTTATATAAAAAAAATGGAAAATAA
- the carB gene encoding carbamoyl-phosphate synthase (glutamine-hydrolyzing) large subunit, with product MKIDKVLILGSGALKIGEAGEFDYSGTQALKALKEEGIYTILINPNIATVQTSKEIADKVYFLPLTLFFIVSVIEKEKPKGILLSFGGQTALNCGIQLFKEGIIEKYKIKILGTPIKSIINSEDRNLFRNKLTKLNIKTAKSFIGHSMDDAVSYSLEIGFPIIIRSAYTLGGLGSGFAKNINDLKKIVKKAFSYSSQIIIEEYLEGWKEIEYEIVRDNFDNCIAVCNMENFDPIGIHTGESIVVAPSQTLTNSEYYNLRKLAIYIARNFNIIGECNVQFALSPNSEDYRVIEVNARLSRSSALASKATGYPLAFVAAKLSLGYGLHELKNYVTKNTSAFFEPALDYVVCKIPRWDLKKFYGVSNKIGSSMKSVGEVMAIGGSFEESLQKGIRMLDIGMQGFINININKKKFGSTRLLKESLKKPTDQRILFLEKALEEGVSIKEIHDLTKIDPWFLYQLDNIFQTKKKIDHFDNWREIPDELLIKAKKEGFSDMQIASIFFYKKNNQYNIISHLEQEIREYRKEKNIIPYVRQIDTLASEYPAFTNYLYLTYHAIQHDIIYEKDEKSVITLGSGVYRIGSSVEFDWCCVNALNTIKKESYRSIMINYNPETVSTDFDVCDRLYFEELTLERVLDIIELEEPKGTIVSMGGQIPNNLVFKLYEKKVKILGTSPISIDKVENRYKFSNAMDYLKIGQPRWKELSDFDTIYKFVKEVDFPILVRPSYVLSGADMNVISNKEELQHYLSEKISISPEYPLVITEFIRNAKEIELDAVSQSGKILYYAISEHVEFAGVHSGDATLVYPPHNIYLSTLKEIIRISKKISKYFNISGPFNIQFLSKDNEVKVIECNLRASRSFPFVSKVSHFNMIELATQVILGKKKNQIEPNFFITNFLGVKASQFSFSRLQDADPILGVDMSSTGEVGCLGNTFDEALLKSMLSVGYTIPKKNILISGGPIVSKLDLLEVVKLLHRKGYILFATEGTNHFLSNNGIPSIRVHWPNVKKYSNVLELIQNRKLDLIINIPKNLSKSELDNDYAIRRYAVDFNIPLLTNARLAKAFIQAFCNLSMDQLLIKAWNEYI from the coding sequence ATGAAAATAGACAAAGTACTTATCCTTGGATCAGGCGCGTTAAAAATAGGAGAAGCCGGGGAATTTGATTATTCTGGAACACAAGCATTAAAAGCTCTTAAAGAAGAAGGAATTTATACAATTTTGATAAATCCAAATATTGCTACTGTTCAAACTTCGAAAGAAATTGCTGATAAAGTTTATTTTCTTCCTTTGACATTGTTTTTTATTGTAAGTGTTATAGAAAAGGAAAAGCCAAAAGGAATTTTATTGTCTTTTGGTGGACAAACTGCATTAAATTGTGGAATTCAGCTTTTTAAAGAAGGAATTATAGAAAAATATAAAATAAAAATTTTAGGGACCCCTATAAAATCTATTATTAACAGTGAGGATAGAAATTTATTTCGAAATAAGTTGACTAAACTTAACATAAAAACGGCAAAAAGTTTTATAGGGCATTCTATGGATGATGCAGTTTCCTATTCTTTAGAAATAGGATTTCCTATTATAATTAGATCTGCTTATACCCTAGGAGGTTTAGGAAGTGGTTTTGCTAAAAATATTAATGATTTAAAAAAAATAGTAAAGAAGGCTTTTTCTTATTCCTCTCAAATTATTATAGAAGAATATTTAGAAGGTTGGAAAGAAATTGAATATGAAATAGTTAGAGATAATTTCGATAATTGTATTGCTGTATGCAATATGGAAAATTTTGATCCTATAGGAATTCATACAGGAGAAAGTATTGTCGTAGCACCCTCGCAGACTTTAACCAATTCTGAATATTATAATTTACGAAAATTAGCTATATATATTGCAAGAAATTTTAATATAATTGGAGAATGTAACGTTCAATTTGCATTATCTCCTAATTCAGAAGATTATCGTGTTATTGAAGTTAATGCACGTCTTTCTCGTTCAAGTGCTCTTGCTTCTAAAGCAACAGGTTATCCTTTAGCTTTTGTTGCTGCTAAATTATCTTTAGGATACGGCTTACATGAATTAAAAAATTATGTAACCAAAAATACTTCTGCTTTTTTTGAACCTGCATTGGATTATGTGGTATGCAAAATTCCTAGATGGGATTTAAAGAAATTTTATGGAGTTTCTAATAAAATTGGAAGTAGCATGAAAAGTGTAGGAGAAGTTATGGCTATTGGAGGGTCTTTTGAAGAATCCTTACAAAAAGGTATTCGTATGTTAGATATAGGAATGCAGGGGTTCATCAACATAAACATAAATAAAAAAAAATTTGGATCTACTAGACTGTTAAAAGAATCTTTAAAAAAACCTACAGATCAAAGAATTTTATTTTTAGAAAAAGCTTTAGAAGAAGGGGTTTCTATAAAAGAAATACATGATTTAACAAAGATAGATCCATGGTTTTTATACCAACTTGATAATATTTTTCAAACAAAAAAAAAGATAGATCATTTTGATAATTGGAGAGAGATTCCGGATGAATTATTAATAAAAGCGAAAAAAGAAGGCTTTTCTGATATGCAAATAGCTAGTATTTTTTTTTACAAAAAAAATAATCAATACAACATAATTTCTCATTTAGAACAAGAAATAAGAGAATATAGAAAAGAAAAAAATATAATTCCATATGTTAGGCAAATTGATACTTTAGCTTCTGAATATCCTGCATTTACAAATTATTTATATTTAACCTATCATGCTATTCAACATGATATTATTTATGAAAAAGATGAAAAATCGGTCATAACTCTAGGATCTGGTGTTTATAGAATTGGAAGTAGTGTAGAATTTGATTGGTGTTGTGTAAATGCATTAAATACTATTAAAAAAGAATCTTATAGATCAATAATGATTAATTATAATCCGGAAACTGTTAGCACTGATTTTGATGTATGTGATAGATTATACTTCGAAGAGTTGACTTTAGAACGTGTATTAGATATTATTGAACTAGAAGAACCAAAAGGAACAATTGTATCCATGGGAGGACAAATACCTAATAATTTAGTTTTTAAACTTTATGAAAAAAAAGTAAAAATATTAGGAACTTCTCCTATTTCCATAGATAAAGTAGAAAATAGATACAAATTTTCTAATGCAATGGATTATTTAAAAATTGGACAACCTAGATGGAAAGAATTATCCGATTTTGATACTATTTATAAATTTGTAAAAGAAGTAGATTTTCCCATATTAGTTAGACCATCATATGTTCTTTCAGGTGCGGATATGAATGTAATTTCTAATAAAGAGGAATTACAACATTATCTTAGTGAAAAAATATCTATCTCTCCTGAATATCCATTGGTAATTACAGAATTTATAAGAAATGCAAAAGAAATTGAATTAGATGCAGTTTCTCAAAGTGGAAAAATTTTGTATTATGCTATATCAGAACATGTAGAGTTTGCAGGGGTACATTCTGGAGATGCTACTTTGGTATATCCTCCACATAATATATATTTATCTACATTAAAGGAAATCATTCGTATATCTAAAAAAATATCCAAATATTTTAATATATCTGGTCCTTTTAATATTCAATTTTTATCTAAAGATAATGAAGTAAAAGTCATTGAATGCAATTTGAGAGCCTCCAGGAGTTTTCCTTTTGTATCAAAAGTATCTCATTTTAATATGATAGAATTAGCTACTCAAGTTATTCTTGGAAAGAAAAAAAATCAAATAGAACCTAATTTTTTTATTACAAATTTTTTAGGAGTAAAAGCTTCCCAATTTTCTTTTTCTCGTTTACAAGATGCAGATCCTATTTTGGGAGTAGATATGTCTTCTACAGGAGAAGTAGGATGTTTAGGAAATACTTTCGATGAAGCTCTTTTAAAATCCATGCTTTCTGTTGGTTATACCATACCAAAAAAAAATATATTGATATCTGGAGGACCTATTGTATCTAAATTAGATCTTTTAGAGGTTGTAAAACTTTTGCATAGAAAAGGATATATTTTATTTGCTACAGAAGGAACCAATCATTTTTTATCCAATAATGGAATTCCTTCCATAAGAGTTCATTGGCCTAATGTAAAAAAATATTCAAATGTTCTTGAATTAATACAAAATAGAAAATTGGATCTGAT
- the argC gene encoding N-acetyl-gamma-glutamyl-phosphate reductase: MIQIGIIGGSGYTAGELIRLMIHHPKIKIKNIVSRSHTGKFIHLIHQDLLGEGEIDRIKFTSDVSKEIDIVFFCSGHGQSRKELNNISNNTKVIDLSQDFRIMTQSIFNKRNFIYGLPELQKELIKKSNNIANPGCFATAILLAILPLAKNKLLKKDIHISAITGSTGSGRSHSDTNHFSWRNNNISAYKIFQHQHLQEIEQTIHQVQNNFSSKVYFVPYRGNFSRGIITTIYTYSIFSLEKNKEIYKAFYKNHPFVNISDINIDVKQVINTNKCILYLIKDKDQLIIISIIDNLIKGASGQAIQNMNLIFNFDETCGLKLKSVRF, translated from the coding sequence ATGATTCAAATAGGGATTATAGGAGGGAGTGGATACACTGCTGGAGAATTAATTAGATTAATGATTCATCATCCAAAAATAAAGATTAAAAATATAGTTAGCAGAAGCCATACAGGAAAATTTATTCATTTAATTCATCAAGATCTATTAGGAGAAGGAGAAATAGATCGGATAAAGTTTACCAGTGATGTAAGCAAAGAAATTGATATAGTATTTTTTTGTTCTGGACATGGACAATCTAGAAAAGAATTGAATAATATATCCAACAATACTAAAGTAATTGATCTTAGTCAAGATTTTAGGATCATGACTCAATCCATTTTTAACAAAAGAAATTTTATCTATGGATTGCCAGAATTACAAAAAGAATTAATAAAAAAATCGAATAATATAGCCAATCCTGGATGTTTTGCAACAGCAATTTTATTAGCTATTTTACCATTAGCTAAAAATAAATTATTAAAAAAAGATATTCATATTAGTGCTATAACTGGTTCTACAGGATCTGGAAGATCCCATAGTGACACTAACCATTTTAGTTGGAGAAATAATAATATTTCTGCTTATAAAATTTTTCAACACCAGCATTTACAGGAAATTGAACAAACTATTCATCAAGTACAAAATAATTTTTCTTCTAAAGTTTATTTTGTACCTTATAGAGGAAATTTTTCTAGAGGAATTATAACGACTATATATACTTATTCTATTTTTTCTTTGGAAAAAAATAAAGAAATATATAAAGCATTTTATAAAAATCATCCATTTGTAAATATTTCTGACATTAATATCGATGTTAAACAAGTGATAAACACAAATAAATGTATTTTATATCTTATTAAAGATAAGGATCAACTGATTATTATAAGTATTATAGATAATCTTATAAAAGGAGCTTCTGGTCAAGCCATACAAAATATGAATCTTATATTTAATTTTGATGAAACTTGTGGTTTAAAATTAAAATCCGTTCGTTTTTAA
- the carA gene encoding glutamine-hydrolyzing carbamoyl-phosphate synthase small subunit: MENNKKIRKKAILILEDETRYEAYHFGAPVSSSGEVVFNTAMTGYTESITDPSYSGQILTYTYPIIGNYGIPSPFSCKESISEFYESNSIQISGLIISYYSNRPYHWNMSLSLSDWLYQNGIPGLYGIDTRFLAKKLRKMGGSMLGKILMENENLPFYDPNQYNLSEKVSIHEKIIYGNGKYKILLVDFGLKNNILRCLLRRDCTIIRVPWNYDFTSEEYDGLVLSNGPGNPKIYEKPIHYIRIALNQKRPIFGICLGNQLLGIAAGGDTYKLKYAHRGHNQPVLLLKTGKSFITSQNHGYVLNAKNISKEWKIFFKNLNDDTCEGIIHDYKPFFSVQFHPEASSGPMDTEFLFDFFINSIVRSK; encoded by the coding sequence ATGGAAAATAATAAAAAAATAAGAAAAAAGGCAATCCTTATATTGGAAGATGAAACTAGGTATGAAGCTTATCATTTTGGGGCCCCAGTCTCTTCTTCTGGAGAGGTTGTATTTAATACAGCTATGACCGGTTATACAGAAAGTATAACAGATCCCTCTTATAGTGGTCAAATATTGACTTATACCTATCCTATCATAGGTAATTACGGAATTCCATCTCCTTTTTCTTGTAAAGAATCCATTTCTGAATTTTATGAATCCAATAGTATTCAAATATCCGGACTTATTATTTCTTATTATTCTAATCGTCCATATCATTGGAATATGAGTCTATCCTTATCAGATTGGTTGTATCAAAATGGAATTCCTGGATTGTACGGTATAGATACCAGATTTTTGGCAAAAAAACTTAGAAAAATGGGAGGATCTATGTTAGGTAAAATTTTAATGGAAAATGAAAATCTTCCTTTTTATGATCCTAACCAGTACAATCTTTCTGAAAAAGTATCTATTCATGAAAAAATCATATATGGAAATGGAAAATACAAAATATTACTTGTAGACTTTGGTTTAAAAAATAATATTTTACGTTGTCTTTTACGAAGAGATTGCACTATTATAAGAGTCCCATGGAATTATGATTTTACAAGTGAAGAATATGATGGATTGGTTCTTTCTAATGGACCTGGAAATCCTAAAATTTATGAAAAACCTATACATTACATTCGTATAGCTCTCAATCAAAAACGACCTATATTTGGAATATGTTTGGGAAATCAACTATTGGGAATAGCTGCAGGAGGAGATACTTATAAATTAAAATATGCGCATAGAGGTCATAATCAACCAGTTTTATTATTAAAAACAGGAAAAAGTTTTATTACATCACAAAACCATGGATACGTTTTGAATGCCAAAAATATTTCTAAAGAATGGAAAATATTTTTTAAAAATTTAAATGATGATACTTGTGAAGGTATTATTCATGATTATAAACCTTTCTTTTCAGTACAGTTTCATCCAGAAGCTTCAAGTGGACCTATGGATACCGAATTTTTATTTGATTTTTTTATTAATTCAATTGTTAGAAGTAAATAA